TGCCATTGGTGGGCAAGGGGAAACCCATGAGTTTATGGCGTTGGCGGATATAGGCGAGGATACCGTTGTTTCGTGTTGCGATTGCAGTTATGCAGCAAATCTGGAGCGTGCGGAGTCTATGGTTCCGGCTGAGCAGGCTGATAGGAAGTCCGCGGCCGCTGACGGTCATTCTGCCATAGAGCAGATATTGACGCCAAATGTGAAGAGTATTCAGGAATTGACTAACTTCCTCCAAATCGGCTCGGAGCAATTGATCAAGACACTGATTTACCAAGTGGACGGAGAACGAGTCGCGGTCCTTGTCCGGGGAGACCGTGAAGCAAACGAGGCAAAAGTGAAGTCTTACCTAGAAGCAGAACTCGCGGAATTAGCGAGTGCCGAAGAGGTGATGCAGGCGACGGGAGCCCCAGTCGGGTTTGCGGGACCGGTAGGCCTTTCCCTAAAAGTATTGGTCGATTACGAAGTAGCAGCGATGGCAGAGGGGATTACCGGTGGCAACCAAGGGGATCTCCATTTAAAGGGGGTCCGCCCAGGACGTGATTTTTCGCTGGAGTATACCGGCGACTTTCGGAATGTAATCGAAGGAGAACCTTGCCCGCGCTGCGGAGCGCCGCTCGAATTTCAACGCGGGATTGAGCTTGGACATGTGTTCAAGCTGGGTACGAAATACAGTGACGCCATGAACGGTATGTATCTGGATTCCGACGGGCGGGAGAAACCGCTGATCATGGGCTGCTACGGTATTGGCGTCTCCCGCGTCATGGCCGCCATCGCCGAGCAGCGTATCTCGGATGAGCGATTGGTCTGGCCGATGTCCGTCGCTCCGTTCAAGGTGCACATTATCCCGATTGCGGTTAAGGATGAGGCCCAAATGAAACTGGCTGAACATATCTACAGCGAGCTGAACAAGGCTGGTCTGGAGCCGCTGTTGGATGACCGGGACGAACGGGCCGGCGTCAAGTTCAAGGATGCCGACCTTGCCGGCGCTCCGCTGCGTCTGATCGTTGGCCGCGGTGCAGCTAACGGAGAGGTCGAATGGATGGGCGAGGACGGAATCAAGATCCACCTGCCTGTCGAGGAAGCCATCCAGCGCTCACGCGAGGAGGTAGCCCGCCAGCTGAAGTGAATACTATGGAGCCTCTCAATATGAGTTGGGTATTCATTAA
Above is a window of Paenibacillus sp. FSL K6-1330 DNA encoding:
- a CDS encoding proline--tRNA ligase → MRQSQLLMTTMRDVPSEAEALSHQWMLRGGYIRQAAAGIYSYLPLGWRVLRKIEAIIRKEMDASGGQEMLMPAVQPAELWKESGRYDIYGSELIRLHDRHDREFVLGPTHEEVITSIVRQEISSYRKLPVNLYQIQSKYRDERRPRFGLLRGREFLMKDAYSFDRDWEGLDVSYRNMYETYERIFRRCGLTFRAVEADAGAIGGQGETHEFMALADIGEDTVVSCCDCSYAANLERAESMVPAEQADRKSAAADGHSAIEQILTPNVKSIQELTNFLQIGSEQLIKTLIYQVDGERVAVLVRGDREANEAKVKSYLEAELAELASAEEVMQATGAPVGFAGPVGLSLKVLVDYEVAAMAEGITGGNQGDLHLKGVRPGRDFSLEYTGDFRNVIEGEPCPRCGAPLEFQRGIELGHVFKLGTKYSDAMNGMYLDSDGREKPLIMGCYGIGVSRVMAAIAEQRISDERLVWPMSVAPFKVHIIPIAVKDEAQMKLAEHIYSELNKAGLEPLLDDRDERAGVKFKDADLAGAPLRLIVGRGAANGEVEWMGEDGIKIHLPVEEAIQRSREEVARQLK